A genomic window from Streptomyces sp. MST-110588 includes:
- a CDS encoding DNA topoisomerase IV subunit B: protein MTAEMSVPSTAVLTGADRDGSNYTARHLLVLEGLEAVRKRPGMYIGSTDSRGLMHCLWEIIDNSVDEALGGYCDRIEVVLHEDGSVEVRDNGRGIPVDVEPKTGLSGVEVVMTKLHAGGKFGGGSYAASGGLHGVGASVVNALSARLDVEVDRNGRTHSISFRRGVPGIFTESGPEAPFDPANGLLKSKRIAKTKTGTRVRYWADRQIFLKDAKLSLETLHARARQTAFLVPGLTLVVRDERGVESEGPSEETFRYDGGISEFCEYLAQDKAICDVLRLSGQGTFKETVPVLDERGHMTPTEVTRELGVDIALRWGTGYDTTLKSFVNIIATPKGGTHVTGFERSVTKTVNEALRAAKLLRVAEDDVVKDDATEGLTAVVTVRLAEPQFEGQTKEVLGTSAASRIVAQVVAKELKAFLTSTKRDAKQQARAVLEKIVAAARTRIAARQHKEAQRRKTALESSSLPAKLADCRSDAVDRSELFIVEGDSALGTAKLARNSEFQALLPIRGKILNVQKASVADMLKNAECGAIIQVIGAGSGRTFDIDAARYGKVIFLADADVDGAHIRTLLLTLFQRYMRPMVEQGRVFSAVPPLHRVELLQPKKGQDKYIYTYSDSELRQTLLELQRKKVRYKDSIQRYKGLGEMDADQLAETTMDPRHRTLRRINISDLEAAEKTFDLLMGNEVAPRKEFITASASTLDRSRIDT, encoded by the coding sequence GTGACCGCCGAGATGTCTGTGCCGTCCACCGCCGTGCTGACCGGGGCAGACCGGGACGGATCGAACTACACCGCGCGGCATCTGCTCGTCCTGGAGGGCCTGGAAGCCGTCCGCAAGCGCCCGGGTATGTACATCGGCTCCACGGACAGCCGGGGCCTGATGCACTGCCTCTGGGAGATCATCGACAACTCCGTCGACGAGGCCCTGGGCGGCTACTGCGACCGCATCGAGGTCGTCCTCCACGAGGACGGGTCGGTGGAGGTACGGGACAACGGCCGCGGCATCCCCGTCGACGTCGAGCCCAAGACCGGGCTGAGCGGCGTCGAGGTCGTCATGACCAAGCTGCACGCCGGCGGCAAGTTCGGCGGCGGCTCGTACGCGGCCTCCGGCGGCCTGCACGGCGTCGGCGCCTCCGTGGTCAACGCGCTGTCCGCCCGGCTGGACGTCGAGGTGGACCGCAACGGCAGGACCCACTCGATCAGCTTCCGGCGCGGCGTGCCGGGCATCTTCACCGAATCGGGCCCCGAGGCCCCCTTCGACCCGGCCAACGGCCTTCTGAAGAGCAAGCGGATCGCCAAGACCAAGACCGGCACGCGGGTGCGCTACTGGGCGGACCGGCAGATCTTCCTCAAGGACGCCAAGCTCTCCCTGGAGACGCTGCACGCCCGCGCCCGCCAGACCGCCTTCCTGGTGCCCGGGCTCACCCTCGTCGTACGGGACGAGCGCGGTGTGGAGAGCGAGGGCCCCTCCGAGGAGACCTTCCGCTACGACGGCGGGATCAGCGAGTTCTGCGAGTACCTGGCCCAGGACAAGGCCATCTGCGACGTGCTGCGGCTGAGCGGGCAGGGCACCTTCAAGGAGACCGTGCCGGTCCTGGACGAGCGCGGCCACATGACGCCGACAGAGGTCACGCGCGAGCTGGGCGTGGACATCGCGCTGCGCTGGGGGACGGGGTACGACACCACACTCAAGTCGTTCGTCAACATCATCGCGACCCCCAAGGGCGGCACCCACGTCACCGGCTTCGAACGCTCGGTGACCAAGACCGTCAACGAGGCGCTGCGCGCCGCCAAGCTGCTGCGGGTCGCCGAGGACGACGTCGTCAAGGACGACGCCACCGAGGGCCTGACCGCGGTCGTCACCGTACGGCTGGCCGAGCCGCAGTTCGAGGGGCAGACCAAGGAGGTGCTGGGCACCTCGGCCGCCTCCCGGATCGTCGCCCAGGTCGTCGCCAAGGAGCTCAAGGCGTTCTTGACCTCCACCAAGCGGGACGCCAAGCAGCAGGCGCGGGCGGTCCTGGAGAAGATCGTCGCGGCGGCCCGTACGCGGATCGCCGCCCGGCAGCACAAGGAGGCACAGCGCCGCAAGACCGCCCTGGAGTCCTCCTCGCTGCCCGCCAAGCTGGCCGACTGCCGCAGCGACGCCGTGGACCGCAGCGAGCTGTTCATCGTCGAGGGGGACTCCGCGCTGGGTACGGCCAAGCTGGCGCGCAACTCCGAGTTCCAGGCGCTGCTGCCCATCCGCGGCAAGATCCTCAACGTCCAGAAGGCGTCCGTGGCGGACATGCTCAAGAACGCCGAGTGCGGCGCGATCATCCAGGTCATAGGGGCCGGTTCCGGCCGCACCTTCGACATCGACGCCGCCCGCTACGGCAAGGTCATCTTCCTGGCGGACGCCGACGTCGACGGCGCGCACATCCGCACCCTGCTGCTCACCCTCTTCCAGCGCTACATGCGGCCGATGGTCGAGCAGGGGCGGGTCTTCTCGGCCGTGCCGCCGCTGCACCGGGTGGAACTGCTCCAGCCCAAGAAGGGCCAGGACAAGTACATCTACACGTACTCGGACAGCGAACTGCGCCAGACCCTGCTGGAACTCCAGCGCAAGAAGGTCCGTTACAAGGACAGCATCCAGCGCTACAAGGGCCTGGGCGAAATGGACGCCGACCAGCTCGCCGAGACCACGATGGACCCGCGTCACCGCACCCTGCGCCGGATCAACATCAGCGACCTGGAGGCCGCGGAGAAGACCTTCGACCTGCTCATGGGCAACGAGGTGGCGCCCCGTAAGGAGTTCATCACCGCGTCCGCGTCCACGCTGGACCGGTCGCGCATCGACACCTGA
- a CDS encoding serine protease, whose translation MRSSARAAFLGAFALVLAVPVPSAADESVVGGHAVRVADSPWTVALASRERFGSGRSGQFCGAAVVGRTTVVTAAHCLSREVLGKRWQDVGDLRVIAGRDDMRGTVGQELKPQRVWVDPAYDSRTNANDVAVLTLAEQPTGSRAIPMAAAGDNAYETGTEATVSGWGDTTGNGDYASTLHAAQVQILADTVCSAAYPGGADGTYQAKSMVCAGVPAGGRDACQGDSGGPLVARGRLVGLVSWGAGCGNAGSPGVYTRISAVSRLVTEHGGG comes from the coding sequence ATGCGATCGTCCGCCCGTGCCGCCTTCCTCGGAGCCTTCGCGCTCGTCCTCGCCGTGCCGGTGCCGTCGGCCGCGGACGAATCGGTGGTGGGCGGGCATGCCGTACGGGTCGCGGACAGCCCCTGGACGGTCGCGCTGGCCTCCCGCGAGCGCTTCGGCAGCGGCCGGTCCGGCCAGTTCTGCGGCGCGGCCGTGGTGGGGCGTACGACGGTGGTCACGGCGGCGCACTGCCTGAGCCGGGAGGTGCTGGGCAAGCGCTGGCAGGACGTGGGCGACCTGCGGGTCATCGCCGGGCGCGACGACATGCGCGGCACCGTCGGGCAGGAGCTGAAGCCGCAGCGGGTGTGGGTCGACCCGGCCTATGACAGCCGGACCAACGCCAACGACGTCGCGGTGCTCACCCTGGCGGAGCAGCCCACGGGCAGCCGGGCGATTCCCATGGCGGCGGCGGGGGACAACGCGTACGAGACGGGTACCGAGGCCACCGTCTCGGGCTGGGGGGACACGACCGGGAACGGCGACTACGCCTCGACCCTGCACGCCGCGCAGGTGCAGATCCTCGCGGACACGGTGTGCTCGGCGGCGTACCCGGGGGGCGCCGACGGTACATATCAAGCCAAGTCGATGGTGTGCGCGGGCGTGCCGGCGGGCGGTCGGGACGCCTGCCAGGGCGACAGCGGAGGGCCGCTGGTCGCGCGCGGGCGGCTGGTGGGGCTGGTGTCCTGGGGAGCGGGCTGCGGCAATGCGGGCAGCCCGGGCGTCTACACGCGCATCTCGGCGGTGAGCCGGCTGGTGACCGAGCATGGCGGCGGCTGA
- a CDS encoding RNA polymerase sigma factor, which produces MFVSASTSRTLPPEIAESESVMALIERGKADGQIAGDDVRRAFEADQIPPTQWKNVLRSLNQILDEEGVTLMVSAAEAPKRTRKSVAAKSPAKRTATKSVAAKTATVRKTTAAAPTGDGSYGEAEGGPEKKTVAKKAAAKKTVAKKTVAKKTAAKKTTSKKDVDELLDDEVIEDTPAPGKGGDAAEAEGTENAGFVLSDEDEDDAPAQQVAAAGATADPVKDYLKQIGKVPLLNAEQEVELAKRIEAGLFAEDKLANSDKLAPKLKRELEIIAEDGRRAKNHLLEANLRLVVSLAKRYTGRGMLFLDLIQEGNLGLIRAVEKFDYTKGYKFSTYATWWIRQAITRAMADQARTIRIPVHMVEVINKLARVQRQMLQDLGREPTPEELAKELDMTPEKVIEVQKYGREPISLHTPLGEDGDSEFGDLIEDSEAVVPADAVSFTLLQEQLHSVLDTLSEREAGVVSMRFGLTDGQPKTLDEIGKVYGVTRERIRQIESKTMSKLRHPSRSQVLRDYLD; this is translated from the coding sequence TTGTTCGTGTCGGCCAGCACATCCCGTACGCTCCCGCCGGAGATCGCCGAGTCCGAGTCTGTGATGGCGCTCATCGAGCGGGGAAAGGCTGATGGGCAGATCGCCGGCGATGACGTGCGTCGGGCCTTCGAGGCTGACCAGATTCCGCCAACCCAGTGGAAGAACGTTCTGCGCAGCCTCAACCAGATCCTCGACGAGGAGGGTGTGACGCTGATGGTCAGTGCCGCAGAGGCGCCCAAGCGCACCCGCAAGAGCGTCGCAGCGAAGAGTCCGGCAAAGCGCACCGCCACCAAGTCCGTCGCGGCCAAGACCGCCACGGTACGGAAGACCACCGCCGCCGCCCCCACGGGGGACGGGTCGTACGGCGAGGCCGAGGGCGGGCCCGAGAAGAAGACGGTCGCGAAGAAGGCCGCGGCCAAGAAGACGGTGGCCAAGAAGACGGTCGCCAAGAAGACCGCCGCGAAGAAGACGACGTCCAAGAAGGACGTCGACGAGCTGCTCGACGACGAGGTGATCGAGGACACCCCGGCGCCCGGCAAGGGCGGCGACGCGGCCGAGGCCGAGGGCACCGAGAACGCCGGCTTCGTGCTGTCCGACGAGGACGAGGACGACGCCCCCGCCCAGCAGGTCGCGGCGGCCGGTGCCACCGCCGACCCGGTCAAGGACTACCTCAAGCAGATCGGCAAGGTTCCGCTCCTCAACGCCGAGCAGGAGGTCGAGCTCGCCAAGCGCATCGAGGCCGGCCTGTTCGCCGAGGACAAGCTCGCGAACTCCGACAAGCTCGCCCCCAAGCTCAAGCGCGAGCTGGAGATCATCGCGGAGGACGGCCGCCGCGCCAAGAACCACCTCCTGGAGGCCAACCTCCGTCTGGTCGTCTCCCTGGCCAAGCGCTACACGGGCCGCGGCATGCTGTTCCTGGACCTGATCCAGGAGGGCAACCTCGGTCTGATCCGCGCGGTCGAGAAGTTCGACTACACCAAGGGTTACAAGTTCTCCACGTACGCGACGTGGTGGATCCGCCAGGCCATCACCCGCGCCATGGCCGACCAGGCCCGTACGATCCGTATCCCCGTCCACATGGTCGAGGTCATCAACAAGCTCGCGCGTGTCCAGCGCCAGATGCTCCAGGACCTGGGCCGTGAGCCCACCCCGGAGGAGCTGGCCAAGGAACTCGACATGACCCCCGAGAAGGTCATCGAGGTCCAGAAGTACGGCCGCGAGCCGATCTCGCTGCACACCCCGCTCGGCGAGGACGGCGACAGCGAGTTCGGTGACCTCATCGAGGACTCCGAGGCGGTCGTTCCGGCCGACGCGGTCAGCTTCACCCTGCTCCAGGAGCAGCTCCACTCCGTCCTGGACACGCTCAGCGAGCGTGAGGCGGGTGTGGTCTCCATGCGCTTCGGCCTGACCGACGGCCAGCCCAAGACGCTGGACGAGATCGGCAAGGTCTACGGCGTCACGCGTGAGCGCATCCGCCAGATCGAGTCCAAGACGATGTCGAAGCTGCGCCATCCCTCGCGGTCCCAGGTGCTGCGCGACTACCTGGACTGA
- a CDS encoding FCD domain-containing protein — protein sequence MLFTKDLKGLRGVADKGCVSTLAHTMMTAARPVDSGLAGPGELDRYPYPNAAGGTGTDRTDRVSPAWDGTEAEMNRVGRRAAGSRGRGLHGQLVQQLGQMIVSGDLGADRPLVPEEIGQRFEVSRTVVRESLRVLEAKGLVSARPNVGTRVRPVSDWNLLDPDIIEWRAYGPQRDDQRRELSELRWTIEPLAARLAAGHGREDIQQRLADMVEIMGHSAAQGDTLTFARADAEFHSLLLQLAGNRMLEHLSGIVTSALHVSGGPAGGCERPAEVSVGQHMRIVDAIGAGDAAGAESAMRQLLASHGEAGAQGAGTPADHVVPAPREH from the coding sequence GTGCTTTTCACCAAAGACCTCAAGGGCCTTCGGGGTGTCGCCGACAAAGGATGCGTGAGTACCCTTGCGCACACCATGATGACCGCGGCTCGCCCCGTCGACTCCGGCCTCGCAGGACCGGGCGAGCTTGACCGCTACCCCTACCCCAACGCGGCGGGCGGGACCGGCACCGACCGTACCGACCGCGTCTCGCCGGCCTGGGACGGCACCGAGGCAGAGATGAACCGGGTCGGCCGCCGGGCCGCGGGCAGCCGAGGCCGCGGGCTGCACGGCCAACTCGTACAGCAGCTCGGTCAGATGATCGTCTCCGGCGATCTCGGCGCCGACCGGCCGCTGGTCCCCGAGGAGATCGGCCAGCGCTTCGAGGTCTCCCGCACCGTCGTACGCGAATCACTGCGCGTCCTGGAGGCAAAGGGCCTGGTCAGCGCGCGCCCCAACGTCGGCACCCGAGTGCGCCCGGTCAGCGACTGGAACCTGCTGGATCCCGACATCATCGAGTGGCGCGCGTACGGGCCACAGCGCGACGACCAGCGCCGCGAGCTGTCCGAGCTGCGCTGGACGATCGAGCCGCTCGCCGCCCGTCTCGCCGCCGGCCACGGCCGTGAGGACATCCAGCAGCGGCTGGCCGACATGGTCGAGATCATGGGCCACTCCGCCGCCCAGGGCGACACCCTGACCTTCGCGCGTGCCGACGCCGAGTTCCACTCGCTCCTGCTCCAGCTCGCCGGCAACCGCATGCTGGAGCACCTCTCCGGCATCGTCACCTCCGCCCTGCACGTCTCGGGCGGCCCGGCCGGCGGCTGTGAGCGCCCCGCCGAGGTGTCCGTGGGCCAGCACATGCGGATCGTCGACGCGATCGGCGCGGGCGACGCGGCCGGCGCCGAGAGCGCGATGCGGCAGTTGCTCGCCTCTCACGGTGAGGCCGGGGCCCAGGGGGCCGGGACTCCGGCGGATCACGTGGTGCCCGCGCCCCGCGAGCACTGA
- a CDS encoding ATP-binding cassette domain-containing protein, giving the protein MIQAIGLTSARRRELPPAVDDLTFEAPPGKITVLLGAEGAGKTTALRLMLQLQRGRGVALFRGRPLHRVPNPAREVGVVLGDVPGHPSRTARGHLRMLSAAAGVPAGRADDVLDVVGLSGLAYQRLGEFSRGMDRRLALAVALLGDPQTLVLDDPSAGVSPREVAWLHGLLRGYAAQGAAVLVTSRDAREAARLADRVVTIEEGRLVADQDATDFARTRLRPRVVVRSPHADRLAAVLMDESQRARHATDPAVGRAIEVVRESGSRIAVYGSTCATVGDTAFRHGILVHRLAEEVGHTGPVTPLDRADGRLASPSNRADEAKEAGGVGEVSEVTVTAAPHVSSVAPPMTLHAVVVPGAEPDHVVARRSPEASTDPAGVTRSDAAQPEPDSRSAPGPSRRPAPGQSHRPAPGPSPGSAPGSFPRSAPGTSPRLSSRPTPRMTQPMTPLIARRPGVPAVPATARTAASASSSSASPAPPGTASPRTPRSRSRSALRPANTSASASPSSGSSAAARGVIPRLSAPAPVWPLRYELRRTVSDRAALLVPAVALAASVALALLQTRTADVSFARVITAWPAQLPFPPAALGAGLAGALAFGQEFRYPALAPDRGGVPRRLGLLMAKLLVSGAIALLLAAAVLLVDGLLMRVLFGAQALPRAADGALFAFGWTVLVVGCAWAGLLAAGLFRSTAMGLAVVLAVPMLIVPAVQRLWDVPAARALADVSARLRSAALIQWPPGFDREASVVLRMAAQPVGGALVLALTTLVCAYVLTALSRRIR; this is encoded by the coding sequence ATGATCCAAGCCATCGGACTGACCAGCGCCCGCCGCCGTGAGCTGCCCCCCGCCGTCGACGACCTCACTTTTGAGGCGCCTCCCGGAAAGATCACCGTCCTGCTCGGAGCCGAGGGCGCGGGCAAGACGACCGCGCTGCGGCTGATGCTGCAACTCCAACGGGGCCGTGGCGTCGCGCTCTTCCGCGGCCGTCCGTTGCACCGCGTCCCCAACCCGGCCCGCGAAGTCGGTGTGGTGCTCGGTGACGTCCCCGGTCACCCGTCCCGTACGGCCCGTGGGCACCTGCGGATGCTCAGTGCGGCGGCGGGCGTTCCGGCGGGCCGGGCCGATGACGTACTGGACGTCGTCGGCCTCAGCGGACTCGCCTACCAGCGCCTGGGCGAGTTCTCGCGGGGCATGGACCGCAGGCTGGCTCTGGCCGTCGCCCTCCTCGGTGATCCCCAGACCCTCGTCCTCGACGATCCTTCGGCCGGTGTGTCCCCTCGCGAGGTGGCCTGGTTGCACGGCCTGCTGCGCGGGTACGCGGCACAGGGCGCCGCCGTACTGGTCACCTCCCGAGACGCCAGGGAAGCCGCGCGGCTCGCCGACCGGGTGGTCACCATCGAGGAGGGCCGGCTGGTCGCGGACCAGGACGCCACCGACTTCGCCCGAACCCGTCTGCGTCCCCGCGTCGTCGTACGGTCCCCACACGCCGACCGGCTCGCGGCAGTCCTCATGGACGAATCCCAGCGCGCCCGGCACGCCACCGATCCCGCCGTGGGCCGCGCCATCGAAGTCGTACGGGAGAGCGGCAGCCGTATCGCTGTCTACGGCAGCACGTGTGCGACTGTCGGCGACACGGCTTTTCGGCACGGCATCCTCGTGCACCGGCTCGCGGAGGAGGTCGGGCACACCGGTCCGGTCACCCCGCTCGATCGCGCCGACGGCCGCCTCGCGTCCCCGTCGAACAGGGCGGACGAGGCGAAAGAGGCGGGCGGGGTGGGTGAGGTGAGCGAGGTGACCGTCACCGCCGCACCGCATGTGTCCTCGGTAGCGCCTCCTATGACGCTGCACGCGGTGGTGGTCCCGGGTGCGGAGCCGGACCATGTGGTGGCCAGGAGATCACCCGAGGCGTCAACCGACCCAGCGGGCGTCACCCGGTCCGACGCGGCGCAACCAGAGCCGGACTCCCGATCGGCCCCCGGGCCGTCCCGTCGGCCGGCCCCTGGACAGTCCCACCGGCCGGCCCCCGGACCGTCCCCGGGATCGGCGCCCGGCTCGTTCCCGCGATCGGCCCCCGGTACGTCCCCTCGGCTGAGTTCCCGGCCGACCCCTCGGATGACGCAGCCGATGACGCCGCTCATCGCCCGCCGCCCCGGAGTGCCCGCGGTCCCCGCCACTGCCCGTACGGCGGCATCCGCGTCTTCGTCCTCCGCCTCCCCGGCGCCGCCCGGCACCGCGTCTCCCAGGACGCCCCGGTCAAGGTCCCGATCGGCTCTGCGACCGGCGAACACCTCGGCGTCTGCGTCCCCCTCCTCCGGCTCCTCCGCCGCCGCACGGGGCGTCATCCCACGGCTGTCCGCCCCCGCTCCCGTATGGCCGTTGCGGTACGAACTGCGCCGTACCGTCAGCGACCGCGCGGCGCTGCTGGTGCCCGCCGTCGCCCTCGCCGCGTCCGTCGCCCTGGCGCTGCTGCAGACCCGTACCGCCGACGTCTCCTTCGCCCGCGTGATCACCGCCTGGCCGGCCCAGCTCCCGTTCCCGCCGGCCGCCCTGGGCGCCGGGCTGGCGGGCGCGCTCGCCTTCGGCCAGGAGTTCCGGTACCCGGCGCTCGCCCCGGACCGGGGCGGCGTCCCTCGGCGCCTCGGCCTGCTCATGGCAAAGCTCCTGGTCAGCGGTGCGATAGCGCTACTGCTCGCGGCGGCCGTGCTGCTGGTGGACGGTCTGCTCATGCGCGTCCTGTTCGGCGCGCAGGCGCTGCCGCGGGCCGCTGACGGAGCGCTGTTCGCCTTCGGCTGGACGGTTCTCGTGGTCGGCTGCGCCTGGGCGGGGCTGCTGGCCGCCGGGCTGTTCCGGTCCACCGCCATGGGGCTGGCGGTGGTGCTGGCCGTGCCGATGCTGATCGTCCCGGCCGTGCAACGGCTGTGGGACGTGCCTGCTGCCCGCGCCCTGGCCGACGTCTCCGCGCGGTTGCGGTCGGCGGCGCTGATCCAGTGGCCACCCGGGTTCGACCGGGAGGCGTCGGTGGTGTTGCGGATGGCGGCTCAGCCTGTGGGAGGAGCACTGGTGCTGGCGCTCACCACTTTGGTGTGCGCGTACGTCCTGACGGCGCTGAGCCGAAGGATCCGCTGA
- a CDS encoding glycogen debranching N-terminal domain-containing protein has product MVPLTQPARRVPGELRPVSTRAPEPQPVHSALICVALPALAISGEDGQLTGRGLNGFYRAGRRLLSRCELRVAGCEPLAVQGRMIASDRARFIGTVRTAADRGPDPEIRVERLRSADGLERITFHNSALRPLRIPVETRLGTDLAELSGAAVGLTGPELPASVHDCGLHWSTTGAQAVVTASPAPNDVMASAGLLCWELDLEPGGRRTIELRVRLERPTAPHPRHSTPSALTGLRGERPPRPWSVAQLRCDDTRADALLEAGLDDLHGLLTRVPGAPLDMYIAGGAPWRCGLSPAEALWSARMLLPLGTRLAAGTLRCLARTQVTAAGADFGRIPGALRDAGPYAPPSCTGVEATLLFPTVLAEARRWGLPDHETEPLLPAAERCLAWLRTAAGERGRARIGGYVPDPAPSGPYRCATQAHAHRAALLGADLLDATGRPGGTALREWAAGLRARFREDFWVEDRGGGRPAALRTADGRLMPRFGSFAAHLLDTGLLGGGEHAVGLLDKARTQQLARLLGGPAMDSGWGLRGLGTGESGYNPFGHRSGAVRTHETAIAVSGLLAAGHEKEAGSLVRGMLDAAQSFSYRLPEMYAGDQRTGGGAPVPHPAACRPAAVAAAGAVHALAALAGIRPDVPAGSVALRPAGSTPLGALQFTGLSVAEKPFAVRISRLGLGMVEEAANGLQLGA; this is encoded by the coding sequence ATGGTCCCCCTCACCCAGCCGGCCCGCCGGGTACCGGGCGAACTCCGCCCGGTGTCCACCCGGGCCCCGGAGCCCCAGCCTGTCCACTCCGCACTGATCTGCGTCGCCCTGCCGGCCCTGGCGATCTCCGGCGAAGACGGCCAGCTCACCGGCCGGGGCCTGAACGGTTTCTACCGCGCCGGCCGCCGCCTCCTGTCCCGGTGCGAGCTGCGGGTCGCGGGCTGTGAACCACTGGCCGTACAAGGTCGGATGATCGCCTCCGACCGGGCCCGCTTCATCGGCACGGTGCGTACGGCCGCGGACCGGGGCCCGGACCCCGAAATCCGCGTGGAGCGCCTGAGGAGCGCCGACGGCCTGGAGCGGATCACCTTTCACAACAGCGCCCTGCGACCGCTGCGGATCCCGGTCGAGACCCGGCTCGGCACGGACCTCGCGGAGCTGAGCGGCGCGGCCGTCGGGCTCACCGGACCCGAACTGCCCGCCAGCGTCCACGACTGTGGACTGCACTGGTCCACGACCGGGGCGCAAGCGGTCGTGACCGCCTCCCCGGCACCGAACGACGTCATGGCCTCGGCGGGACTGCTGTGCTGGGAGCTGGACCTGGAACCCGGCGGCCGGCGGACCATCGAGCTGCGCGTACGACTGGAGAGACCCACCGCCCCCCACCCGCGTCACTCGACGCCCTCCGCCCTGACGGGGCTTCGCGGTGAACGCCCGCCCAGGCCCTGGTCCGTGGCACAGCTCCGCTGCGACGACACCCGGGCCGACGCACTGCTGGAGGCCGGCCTCGACGACCTCCACGGCCTTTTGACCCGCGTCCCCGGCGCGCCCCTGGACATGTACATCGCCGGCGGCGCCCCGTGGCGATGCGGCCTCTCCCCCGCCGAGGCGCTGTGGTCCGCGCGCATGCTGCTGCCCCTGGGCACCCGTCTCGCGGCCGGTACGCTGCGTTGCCTCGCCCGTACCCAAGTGACCGCCGCGGGGGCGGATTTCGGCCGAATTCCCGGGGCCCTGCGCGACGCCGGACCTTATGCCCCGCCGAGCTGCACCGGCGTCGAAGCGACCCTGCTGTTCCCCACCGTCCTCGCCGAGGCACGCCGCTGGGGCCTGCCGGACCACGAGACCGAGCCGCTGCTGCCCGCCGCCGAACGCTGCCTGGCGTGGCTGCGCACAGCGGCCGGGGAACGGGGCAGAGCCAGGATCGGCGGCTATGTCCCCGACCCCGCGCCCAGCGGCCCGTACCGCTGTGCCACCCAGGCGCACGCCCACCGCGCCGCCCTGCTCGGCGCCGACCTCCTCGACGCCACAGGCCGCCCGGGCGGCACGGCCCTGCGGGAATGGGCGGCCGGCCTGCGGGCACGGTTCCGCGAGGACTTCTGGGTCGAGGACCGCGGTGGCGGGCGCCCGGCGGCCCTGAGAACCGCCGACGGGCGCCTGATGCCCCGCTTCGGATCCTTCGCCGCGCACCTCCTGGACACCGGCCTGCTCGGCGGTGGCGAACACGCCGTCGGCCTGCTGGACAAGGCGCGTACACAGCAGCTCGCGCGGCTGCTCGGCGGCCCGGCCATGGACTCCGGCTGGGGCCTGCGCGGCCTGGGAACCGGTGAGAGCGGCTACAACCCCTTCGGTCACCGAAGCGGTGCCGTACGGACCCATGAAACGGCGATCGCCGTGTCCGGGCTGCTGGCCGCGGGCCACGAGAAGGAGGCGGGGTCCCTGGTACGGGGGATGCTCGACGCGGCACAGAGCTTCTCCTACCGCCTCCCGGAGATGTACGCGGGCGATCAGCGCACCGGCGGCGGCGCCCCCGTCCCGCACCCCGCGGCCTGCCGGCCCGCGGCGGTCGCCGCGGCAGGCGCCGTACACGCACTGGCCGCTCTGGCCGGCATCCGCCCCGATGTGCCGGCCGGCAGCGTCGCGCTGCGTCCGGCCGGCAGCACACCGCTGGGGGCGCTCCAGTTCACCGGACTGAGCGTGGCGGAAAAGCCGTTCGCCGTACGGATCAGCAGGCTGGGTCTAGGGATGGTGGAGGAGGCGGCAAATGGCTTGCAACTGGGGGCGTGA
- a CDS encoding ribonuclease HII: MPYEPPTHTVERSLRATTGAKIVAGVDEVGRGAWAGPVSVCAAVTGLRRPPAGLTDSKLLTPKRRTELAALLGDWVTAYALGHATAQEIDELGMTAALRLAAVRALEGLPVRPDAVILDGKHDYLGAPWRVRTVIKGDQSCVAVAAASVIAKVRRDAMMAELDGVHADFAFADNAGYPSPAHRTALEEYGPTPHHRVSWSYMDALPRWQHLKKVRMTPESAALEAGGQLGFDF; this comes from the coding sequence ATGCCGTACGAGCCCCCAACCCACACCGTCGAGCGATCACTCCGCGCCACCACGGGCGCCAAGATCGTCGCGGGAGTAGACGAAGTCGGCCGCGGTGCCTGGGCCGGCCCGGTGAGCGTCTGCGCTGCCGTCACCGGACTGCGCCGCCCGCCCGCCGGACTCACCGACTCCAAGCTCCTGACACCCAAGCGCCGGACCGAACTCGCCGCACTCCTCGGCGACTGGGTCACGGCCTACGCCCTGGGGCACGCCACCGCGCAGGAGATCGACGAGCTGGGCATGACCGCGGCACTGCGACTGGCGGCCGTACGGGCTCTGGAGGGGCTTCCGGTCCGCCCGGACGCGGTCATCCTCGACGGCAAGCACGACTACCTCGGTGCGCCCTGGAGGGTTCGTACGGTCATCAAGGGGGATCAGTCCTGTGTCGCGGTCGCCGCGGCCTCGGTGATCGCCAAGGTGCGACGCGACGCCATGATGGCCGAACTCGACGGTGTACACGCGGACTTCGCCTTCGCGGACAACGCCGGGTACCCGTCACCGGCGCACCGCACGGCCCTGGAGGAGTACGGCCCCACGCCGCACCACCGGGTGTCGTGGTCCTACATGGACGCGCTGCCCCGCTGGCAGCACCTGAAGAAAGTGCGCATGACACCTGAATCAGCCGCTCTGGAGGCCGGTGGCCAACTCGGCTTCGACTTCTGA